From the Elstera cyanobacteriorum genome, one window contains:
- a CDS encoding peptidylprolyl isomerase — MRFASFRTPFFAGLMLSAAAFASAPASAQTIGELLKQPAPKEDPVIARVGAIDVKRSDLVRSLDGLPPQVQQMPLQTVYPLILDRLIDGKLITNAARGQKLNEDAEVKRRLADYEDRVVQEVYLNRAVAAKVDDKALKDRYDQFLKANPPQEEVRARHILVASEAAAKDIIAELKKGGDFATIAKAKSTDGSAKEGGDLGFFTKEDMVPEFSEAAFALKAGEFTQAPVKSQFGWHVIKLEQRRETAAPSLADMKEQLTSEMSQEMITKIVDDLRKGAKIEKFDIDGKPLPAAQ; from the coding sequence ATGCGCTTCGCTTCTTTCCGCACTCCGTTTTTCGCCGGTTTGATGCTGTCGGCGGCGGCCTTCGCCTCGGCCCCCGCGTCGGCCCAGACTATCGGCGAGCTTCTGAAGCAGCCCGCGCCGAAAGAAGATCCGGTGATCGCCCGCGTCGGGGCAATCGATGTGAAGCGGTCGGACCTTGTGCGCTCGCTCGACGGGCTGCCGCCGCAGGTGCAGCAGATGCCGTTGCAGACGGTTTATCCCTTGATCCTTGACCGGCTGATCGATGGCAAGCTGATCACCAACGCCGCCCGCGGCCAAAAGCTGAACGAGGATGCGGAAGTGAAGCGCCGCTTGGCCGATTACGAAGATCGTGTCGTGCAGGAAGTCTATCTGAACCGCGCGGTGGCGGCGAAGGTCGATGATAAGGCGCTGAAGGACCGCTACGACCAGTTCCTGAAGGCCAATCCGCCGCAGGAAGAAGTCCGCGCCCGTCATATCCTGGTCGCCAGCGAAGCCGCTGCGAAGGATATTATCGCCGAATTGAAGAAGGGCGGCGATTTCGCGACGATTGCCAAGGCAAAATCGACCGATGGCAGCGCCAAGGAAGGCGGCGATCTCGGCTTCTTCACTAAGGAAGACATGGTGCCGGAATTCTCCGAGGCCGCCTTTGCGCTAAAGGCTGGGGAGTTTACCCAGGCCCCCGTGAAGAGCCAGTTCGGCTGGCACGTGATTAAGCTGGAACAGCGCCGCGAAACGGCAGCCCCCAGCTTGGCCGATATGAAGGAACAACTGACGTCGGAAATGTCGCAGGAAATGATCACCAAGATCGTCGATGACCTGCGCAAGGGCGCCAAGATCGAAAAGTTCGATATCGACGGCAAGCCGCTGCCCGCCGCTCAGTAA
- the argJ gene encoding bifunctional glutamate N-acetyltransferase/amino-acid acetyltransferase ArgJ: MAKTVSPLAPASFPVLPPIAGVRLASGAVGVRYQGRTDVFLAELAPGATVAGVYTKSLTRSAPVDWCREAQKGGTARAIVVNSGNSNAFTGKAGWASVERTATAAAALLGCKPSEVFIASTGVIGEPLPDHKITDGLPAIAESLTADAWQAAAEAIMTTDTFPKAATATAEIDGVTVRINGICKGSGMIAPDMATMLGFLFTDAAISAEALQALLSPASDASFNCITVDSDTSTSDTVVLCATGQAGNAPITTASDPRAAGFRAALDAVCTDLAQQLARDGEGAQKFVTVDVAGAVSDASAKVVALAIANSPLVKTAIAGEDANWGRVVMAVGKAGQPADRDKLAIWFGGYIVAKDGQRVEGYDETPIAAHMKGTEVHLKVDLGLGTGTARVWTCDLTHGYIDINGSYRS; encoded by the coding sequence ATGGCAAAGACCGTCTCCCCGCTCGCCCCCGCCTCTTTCCCCGTGCTGCCGCCGATTGCCGGGGTCCGCCTCGCCTCCGGCGCGGTCGGGGTGCGCTACCAAGGCCGAACCGATGTGTTCTTGGCAGAGCTGGCGCCGGGAGCCACCGTCGCCGGGGTCTATACCAAGTCGCTCACCCGCTCCGCCCCGGTGGATTGGTGCCGCGAGGCGCAAAAGGGCGGGACGGCGCGCGCCATCGTCGTGAATTCCGGCAATTCCAATGCCTTCACGGGGAAGGCGGGCTGGGCGTCGGTCGAACGCACGGCGACGGCTGCGGCGGCGCTGCTCGGCTGCAAACCGTCCGAAGTCTTCATCGCCTCGACGGGGGTGATCGGCGAACCGCTGCCCGATCATAAGATCACCGATGGTTTGCCCGCGATTGCCGAGAGCCTGACGGCAGATGCGTGGCAGGCGGCGGCGGAAGCCATTATGACCACCGATACCTTCCCGAAAGCCGCGACGGCGACGGCGGAAATCGACGGCGTGACTGTGCGGATCAACGGGATTTGCAAAGGCTCGGGCATGATTGCGCCGGATATGGCGACCATGCTGGGCTTCCTATTCACCGATGCCGCGATCAGCGCCGAGGCTTTGCAGGCGTTGCTGTCCCCGGCGTCCGATGCCAGCTTCAACTGCATTACGGTGGATAGCGATACCTCCACCTCCGATACGGTCGTCCTGTGTGCGACCGGCCAAGCTGGGAACGCGCCGATCACCACGGCAAGCGACCCGCGCGCGGCAGGGTTCCGGGCGGCGCTCGACGCGGTCTGTACCGATCTGGCGCAGCAGCTCGCCCGCGACGGCGAGGGGGCGCAGAAGTTCGTGACCGTCGATGTGGCGGGTGCGGTGTCGGATGCCTCGGCCAAAGTCGTCGCGCTCGCCATTGCCAATTCGCCGCTGGTCAAGACGGCGATTGCCGGGGAAGACGCTAATTGGGGCCGCGTTGTTATGGCCGTGGGTAAGGCGGGGCAACCGGCGGACCGCGATAAGCTCGCCATCTGGTTTGGTGGGTATATTGTGGCGAAGGATGGTCAGCGCGTCGAAGGCTATGACGAAACCCCGATTGCCGCCCATATGAAGGGCACAGAGGTTCACCTGAAGGTCGATCTCGGCCTTGGGACCGGCACCGCCCGCGTTTGGACCTGCGATCTGACCCACGGCTATATCGACATCAATGGCAGCTATCGGAGCTAA
- the mutT gene encoding 8-oxo-dGTP diphosphatase MutT, translating to MARADFLAAQPVPKTLFVVAAALIDGDGRILLAQRPEGKALAGLWEFPGGKVSPGETPEAALVRELQEELGVTVRPSCLAPFAFASHTYPQFHLMMPLYLCRVWDGEPQGKEGQALAWVRPQRLHDYPMPPADVPLVAQLRTML from the coding sequence ATCGCGCGCGCCGATTTCCTGGCGGCGCAGCCGGTGCCGAAAACCCTGTTCGTTGTGGCGGCGGCGCTGATCGACGGCGATGGTCGCATTCTGCTGGCCCAGCGCCCGGAAGGCAAAGCCTTGGCCGGGCTGTGGGAGTTTCCTGGCGGTAAGGTCAGCCCCGGCGAAACGCCGGAAGCGGCGCTGGTGCGCGAGCTTCAGGAGGAATTGGGGGTGACCGTCCGCCCTTCCTGCCTCGCGCCCTTTGCGTTTGCTTCCCATACCTACCCGCAGTTTCACCTGATGATGCCGCTCTACCTCTGCCGCGTGTGGGACGGGGAACCGCAGGGCAAGGAAGGCCAAGCCCTAGCTTGGGTCCGCCCGCAGCGCCTGCACGATTACCCGATGCCGCCCGCCGATGTGCCGTTGGTGGCGCAGTTACGGACGATGTTGTAG
- a CDS encoding glutathione S-transferase family protein, whose amino-acid sequence MALTLFIGNKNYSSWSLRPWLALKLARLPFEEVLIPLYQTTSKQDILRHSPTGKVPALKLDDGTVIFESLAICEWVAEQAPDLWPADPTARAVARAVSCEMHAGFVGLRSALPMNIRRAAPPRNLTPAAQEDINRVTALWRDCRKRFGAGGPFLFGAPSIADAMFAPVVTRFASYLVDVDEDSRAYMAAVFALPAMQEWVEAGKREPWIIEDSEAA is encoded by the coding sequence ATGGCCTTGACCCTGTTCATCGGCAACAAGAATTACTCTTCCTGGTCGTTGCGCCCGTGGCTGGCACTGAAGCTGGCGCGGCTTCCCTTCGAAGAGGTGCTGATCCCGCTGTATCAGACCACATCTAAGCAAGATATTTTACGCCACTCGCCGACCGGCAAGGTGCCCGCGCTAAAATTAGACGATGGCACGGTGATTTTCGAAAGCCTGGCCATCTGCGAATGGGTCGCCGAGCAAGCGCCCGACCTTTGGCCCGCCGACCCAACGGCCCGCGCCGTCGCCCGCGCCGTTTCCTGCGAAATGCACGCGGGCTTTGTCGGTCTGCGCTCGGCCCTGCCGATGAACATTCGCCGCGCAGCCCCGCCGCGCAACCTGACCCCGGCGGCGCAGGAAGATATCAATCGCGTCACCGCCCTATGGCGCGACTGCCGCAAGCGCTTCGGCGCAGGCGGACCGTTCCTCTTCGGCGCCCCGAGCATCGCGGATGCCATGTTCGCCCCAGTGGTGACGCGCTTCGCCAGCTATCTGGTCGATGTCGATGAAGATAGCCGCGCCTATATGGCCGCCGTCTTCGCCCTGCCCGCCATGCAGGAATGGGTTGAAGCGGGTAAGCGCGAACCGTGGATCATCGAGGATAGCGAAGCGGCGTAG
- a CDS encoding NAD(P)H-dependent flavin oxidoreductase, with product MKALNPIVMSGREVLPLVEGGKGIAVSNGQSSGAWAAAGGIGTFSGVNADQYDADGKVIPMVYHGKTRRERHEELIGYSIQGGIAQARIAHETAGGQGRVHMNILWEMAASEIILNGVLEGSKGLIHGVTCGAGMPYKVAEICAQYGVYYYPIVSSARAFRALWKRAYHRFPDLLGAVVYEDPWLAGGHNGLSNSEDPNKPEDPLPRLIELRKVMREFGLHQTPIIMAGGVWFLREWQEFIDNPDLGPVGFQFGTRPLLTQESPISDAWRKRLLDLKPGDVYLNRFSPTGFYSSAVQNAFLENLKGRSARQIAYTPHPHGEHDTELKVGARGRSVFVTATDKAHAEQWMAAGYTEGLRTPESTLVFVTPAESLEIRKDQVDCMGCLSHCNFSNWAQNEEGTTGKSPDPRSFCIQKTLQEISHSDDIDHQLMFAGHNAYRFAQDPFYANGFVPTVRQLIERIVTGD from the coding sequence GTGAAAGCGTTGAATCCGATCGTAATGTCGGGACGGGAAGTTCTGCCGCTGGTGGAAGGCGGTAAGGGGATCGCCGTATCGAACGGTCAAAGCTCTGGCGCCTGGGCGGCTGCCGGGGGGATTGGGACGTTTTCTGGGGTGAATGCCGACCAATATGATGCGGACGGCAAGGTTATCCCCATGGTCTACCACGGTAAGACCCGCCGCGAACGGCACGAGGAACTGATCGGCTATTCGATCCAAGGCGGCATCGCCCAGGCCCGCATCGCCCATGAAACGGCGGGCGGTCAGGGCCGGGTGCATATGAACATCCTGTGGGAAATGGCCGCGTCGGAGATCATCCTCAACGGCGTGCTCGAAGGCTCGAAGGGCCTCATTCACGGCGTTACCTGCGGCGCGGGCATGCCCTATAAGGTTGCCGAAATCTGCGCCCAGTACGGCGTTTACTATTATCCCATCGTCTCCTCGGCCCGCGCCTTCCGGGCGCTGTGGAAGCGCGCCTATCACCGTTTCCCCGATCTTTTGGGCGCGGTGGTCTATGAAGACCCGTGGTTGGCGGGCGGTCATAACGGTCTCTCGAACTCCGAAGATCCGAATAAGCCGGAAGACCCGTTGCCGCGCTTGATCGAGCTGCGCAAGGTGATGCGGGAATTCGGCCTGCATCAAACGCCGATCATTATGGCGGGCGGCGTCTGGTTCCTGCGCGAATGGCAGGAGTTTATCGATAACCCCGATCTTGGGCCGGTCGGTTTTCAGTTCGGCACGCGCCCGCTGCTGACCCAGGAAAGCCCGATTTCCGACGCGTGGCGCAAGCGCCTGTTAGACCTAAAGCCGGGCGACGTTTATCTCAACCGCTTCTCCCCGACCGGTTTCTATTCGTCCGCCGTGCAGAATGCCTTCCTTGAGAATCTCAAGGGCCGTTCCGCCCGGCAGATCGCCTATACGCCGCACCCGCATGGCGAACATGATACGGAGTTGAAGGTCGGTGCGCGCGGCCGCTCCGTCTTCGTGACCGCCACCGATAAGGCCCATGCCGAACAATGGATGGCGGCGGGCTATACGGAAGGGTTGCGCACGCCCGAAAGCACGCTGGTCTTCGTGACCCCGGCGGAAAGCCTTGAAATCCGCAAGGATCAGGTGGATTGCATGGGCTGCCTGTCCCACTGCAATTTCTCCAACTGGGCGCAGAACGAGGAAGGGACGACCGGCAAATCGCCCGATCCGCGCAGCTTCTGCATTCAAAAGACCTTGCAGGAAATCAGCCATTCCGACGATATCGACCATCAGTTGATGTTTGCCGGGCATAATGCTTATCGGTTTGCGCAAGATCCGTTCTATGCCAATGGGTTCGTGCCGACGGTACGCCAATTGATTGAACGGATCGTCACGGGGGATTAA
- a CDS encoding alpha/beta fold hydrolase: protein MAAPLPVPPSRLGPRPLPLHLLSCWNFYLSSLPASLLWSNGWPILKGLLPPAPPPLVPFPNPLGGLTPGAGASEALDPLAFVQAVEQAGRRRLSAFLIGVQRYQGHDYRRDLPDPPVIARWGDVRLLDYGAPGAAEGPVLLCVPSLINRAYILDLTHERSFLRWLAGQGVRPLLLDWGAPVGEAADFTLTDYIEGPLFDALALASARSGGAVGLLGYCMGGLLALAAAQRHPTLVSHLLLLATPWDFHSDAAQARRLAAGLPSLLQVIDRQNGLPIDVIQTLFAALDPLQIARKFEAFSRLAPDSAAARAFVALEDWLNDGVPLAAPVARECLSGWYRDNAPPLGRWRIAGRAVRAEAVTVPTLALIPEGDRIVPPASARALVEAVPGAAMHMVPLGHIGMMVGGRAPAQVWEPIRAFLMGK, encoded by the coding sequence ATGGCCGCGCCCCTGCCTGTTCCGCCGTCCCGTTTGGGGCCGCGCCCGCTGCCGCTGCATCTCCTGAGCTGCTGGAACTTCTACTTAAGCTCGCTGCCCGCCTCGCTGCTGTGGAGCAACGGTTGGCCGATCTTGAAGGGTCTACTGCCCCCAGCCCCGCCCCCCTTGGTCCCCTTCCCAAATCCCCTGGGCGGGCTTACCCCCGGCGCGGGCGCGTCTGAGGCACTTGACCCGCTTGCCTTCGTGCAAGCGGTGGAGCAGGCGGGGCGGCGGCGGCTCTCGGCGTTCCTGATCGGGGTGCAGCGTTATCAGGGCCATGATTATCGCCGCGATTTGCCCGATCCGCCGGTGATTGCCCGGTGGGGCGATGTCCGGTTGCTCGACTACGGCGCCCCCGGCGCGGCGGAGGGGCCGGTGCTGCTCTGCGTTCCCTCCCTCATCAACCGCGCCTATATTCTCGACCTGACCCATGAGCGCAGTTTTCTGCGGTGGCTAGCGGGCCAAGGCGTGCGGCCCCTACTGCTGGATTGGGGTGCGCCGGTCGGCGAGGCCGCCGATTTCACCCTGACGGATTATATCGAAGGGCCGCTGTTCGACGCGCTGGCCCTGGCCTCGGCGCGGTCGGGTGGGGCGGTGGGGTTGCTCGGCTATTGCATGGGCGGGCTGCTGGCGCTGGCGGCGGCGCAACGGCATCCGACGCTGGTCTCGCATCTGCTGCTGCTGGCGACGCCCTGGGATTTCCACAGCGATGCCGCCCAGGCGCGGCGGTTGGCGGCGGGGCTGCCGAGCCTGCTGCAGGTGATTGACCGGCAGAACGGCCTGCCCATCGATGTTATTCAAACATTGTTCGCCGCGCTCGACCCGTTGCAGATTGCGCGCAAGTTCGAAGCCTTTTCCCGGTTGGCCCCAGACAGTGCAGCGGCACGGGCTTTCGTTGCGCTGGAAGATTGGCTGAACGATGGGGTGCCGCTGGCGGCGCCGGTGGCGCGCGAGTGCTTGTCGGGCTGGTATCGCGACAATGCCCCGCCGCTCGGGCGCTGGCGCATTGCGGGCCGGGCGGTGCGGGCGGAGGCAGTGACCGTGCCGACGCTGGCGTTGATCCCCGAAGGCGACCGCATCGTCCCCCCCGCGAGCGCCCGCGCTTTGGTGGAGGCGGTCCCAGGGGCGGCGATGCATATGGTTCCGCTCGGTCATATCGGCATGATGGTCGGTGGCCGCGCCCCTGCGCAGGTGTGGGAGCCGATCCGCGCCTTTCTGATGGGGAAATAG
- a CDS encoding acetyl-CoA C-acetyltransferase — MTEVVIAAAARTPIGSFNGALSGVPAHKLGEVAIKAALSRAKVDGAEVDEAILGQVLTAGTGQNAARQAAMAAGIPQEKTAFAINQLCGSGLRAVALGFQAIRNGDASIIVAGGQESMSLAPHTLYLRSGTKMGAAEMQDTMLRDGLLDAFHGYHMGVTAENIAQRWQLSRDEQDAFAAASQNKAEAAQKAGRFADEIAPVTISGRKGDVVVDADEYPKHGTTLETLAKLRPAFNKEGTVTAGNASGINDGAAALVLMSAEDAAKRGITPLARIVSWATAGVDPAIMGTGPIPASRAALAKAGWAIDSLDLIEANEAFAAQALAVNKDLGWDTSKVNVNGGAIALGHPIGASGARVLTTLLYEMQKRDAKRGLATLCIGGGMGVALTVER, encoded by the coding sequence ATGACCGAAGTCGTTATCGCCGCCGCCGCCCGCACGCCCATTGGGTCGTTCAATGGGGCGCTGTCGGGCGTGCCCGCCCATAAGCTCGGCGAAGTCGCCATCAAAGCCGCCCTGTCGCGCGCTAAGGTTGACGGCGCGGAGGTCGATGAAGCCATTCTCGGTCAAGTTCTGACCGCCGGGACCGGCCAGAACGCCGCCCGTCAGGCCGCGATGGCCGCCGGTATCCCGCAGGAAAAGACCGCTTTCGCCATCAACCAGCTTTGCGGGTCGGGCCTGCGCGCCGTTGCCCTCGGCTTCCAGGCCATCCGCAATGGCGATGCCAGCATCATCGTCGCGGGCGGTCAGGAAAGCATGAGCTTGGCCCCGCACACGCTCTATCTGCGCTCCGGCACCAAGATGGGCGCGGCGGAAATGCAGGATACGATGCTGCGCGATGGGCTGCTGGATGCTTTCCACGGCTATCACATGGGCGTGACCGCCGAAAATATCGCCCAGCGCTGGCAGCTTAGCCGCGACGAGCAGGATGCGTTTGCCGCCGCCTCACAAAATAAGGCCGAAGCCGCGCAGAAGGCGGGCCGCTTTGCCGACGAAATCGCCCCGGTGACCATTTCGGGCCGCAAGGGTGATGTGGTCGTCGATGCCGATGAATATCCGAAGCATGGCACGACGCTCGAAACCCTCGCCAAGCTGCGCCCGGCTTTCAATAAAGAGGGCACGGTGACCGCCGGGAACGCCTCCGGCATCAACGATGGTGCCGCAGCCCTGGTGTTGATGAGCGCGGAAGATGCCGCCAAGCGCGGCATTACCCCGCTCGCTCGCATCGTTTCCTGGGCCACGGCGGGCGTTGATCCGGCGATCATGGGCACTGGGCCGATCCCGGCCAGCCGTGCCGCCCTGGCCAAAGCCGGGTGGGCGATCGACAGCCTCGATCTGATCGAAGCCAACGAAGCCTTCGCCGCCCAAGCGTTGGCCGTGAATAAAGACCTTGGTTGGGATACCAGCAAGGTCAATGTCAACGGCGGGGCCATCGCCCTCGGGCATCCCATCGGTGCTTCGGGCGCGCGCGTGCTGACCACGCTGCTGTATGAAATGCAGAAGCGCGACGCCAAGCGCGGCCTCGCCACCCTCTGCATCGGCGGTGGCATGGGTGTCGCGCTTACAGTCGAACGTTAA
- a CDS encoding LysR substrate-binding domain-containing protein, with the protein MSRLQSNVKPLGGGHSPRPLPNLAALRAFEAAGRHLNFSAAAAELHVTQGAISRHVQALEAELGASLFDRTRPLTLTPTGAAYHAAVRQAFAGLIAATRTARREAQSLRHPVRVTLLASFAALWLMPRLPAFEAAHPGVQLVLTPDVRLIDPLAGQTDLAIRYGKGGWPGGLAECFLPETLVPVAAPGYAAPALADLPQHRLLHPSDIWEWREWLAAQGLALESFPHQQRLGDYNITLQAARDGLGIALGRLALVGPLLARGDLVRLPYPALSGVFGHWAVIDPARAGDAAIAAVRSWLHAASMSDTHVNPEGT; encoded by the coding sequence GTGTCGCGCTTACAGTCGAACGTTAAGCCTTTGGGTGGGGGCCACAGCCCCCGCCCGCTGCCCAATCTTGCCGCCCTGCGCGCTTTCGAAGCGGCGGGGCGGCATTTGAATTTTTCGGCGGCGGCGGCGGAACTTCATGTTACCCAGGGCGCGATCAGCCGCCACGTGCAGGCGCTGGAAGCCGAGCTGGGCGCCAGCCTGTTCGACCGCACCCGCCCGCTGACCCTGACCCCCACAGGCGCGGCCTATCACGCCGCCGTGCGCCAGGCCTTCGCGGGATTAATCGCCGCGACTCGCACCGCGCGGCGTGAGGCGCAGAGCCTGCGCCATCCCGTTCGGGTCACGCTTCTCGCCTCTTTCGCCGCCCTTTGGTTGATGCCGCGCCTGCCCGCCTTTGAAGCGGCGCATCCGGGGGTGCAGCTTGTCCTGACCCCCGATGTGCGGCTGATCGATCCGCTTGCAGGCCAGACCGATCTTGCCATTCGGTACGGCAAAGGCGGTTGGCCGGGGGGGCTGGCCGAGTGTTTCTTGCCGGAAACGCTGGTCCCTGTTGCCGCGCCGGGCTATGCGGCGCCCGCCTTGGCCGACCTACCCCAGCATCGGTTGTTGCACCCCAGTGATATCTGGGAATGGCGGGAGTGGTTGGCGGCGCAAGGCCTCGCGTTAGAGAGTTTTCCGCATCAACAGCGGCTTGGCGATTACAATATCACCCTGCAGGCCGCCCGCGACGGGCTGGGGATTGCCTTGGGGCGGTTGGCCCTGGTCGGGCCGCTGCTGGCGCGGGGGGATTTGGTGCGCCTGCCCTATCCCGCTTTGTCCGGCGTCTTCGGCCATTGGGCGGTGATCGACCCGGCGCGGGCGGGGGACGCGGCGATTGCCGCCGTTCGGTCGTGGCTGCACGCGGCTAGTATGAGTGACACTCATGTTAACCCGGAAGGAACTTGA
- a CDS encoding RidA family protein, giving the protein MVRDRLAALGLQLPQASGPGGAYAPFVLSPSGTLYIAGQIPQIAGDAQFFGRLGESATVEQGQAAAQLCALNILAQVEAALGGDWGRVKQCLKLNGFIACTPEFTQQSQVMNGASDLMLNVFGEPGRHARTSVGVAALPRGVMVEVDATFEIAR; this is encoded by the coding sequence ATGGTCCGTGATCGTCTCGCCGCCCTTGGCCTTCAGCTTCCCCAGGCCTCCGGCCCCGGCGGCGCCTATGCGCCCTTCGTCCTGAGCCCGAGCGGCACGCTCTATATCGCCGGGCAAATTCCGCAAATTGCCGGAGACGCGCAATTCTTTGGGCGCCTGGGGGAGAGCGCGACCGTCGAGCAGGGGCAAGCGGCGGCGCAACTCTGCGCGCTCAACATTCTGGCGCAGGTCGAAGCGGCGCTCGGCGGTGACTGGGGCCGGGTGAAGCAATGCCTTAAGCTCAATGGCTTCATCGCCTGCACGCCGGAGTTCACTCAGCAAAGCCAGGTGATGAACGGCGCGTCCGATCTGATGCTGAACGTCTTCGGCGAACCGGGGCGGCACGCCCGCACCTCGGTCGGCGTGGCAGCCTTGCCGCGCGGCGTGATGGTGGAGGTGGATGCGACCTTCGAGATCGCCCGATGA
- a CDS encoding aminotransferase class V-fold PLP-dependent enzyme, producing MTPRLHFNYSAAAPITPETRQAMAAHYDLEAAIGPVEAAIAVAPRLAEIHRAAERLLGTGPGTVALTEGQGRAMALVAAGLRLQPGDRILCAPSEWGGTLSALTAVAQRAGASVVPVPMLPNHTTDLDAMRRMLDGRVRLISVTEVSVSGTAIQPIAAIADLARTTGALLAVDASQSVGWRPVAMAAHGIDILTASGRKYLRGPRGVALLGLSARAQAALIPPPPDDYAVRQSDALRWETAEYSYATRLGFGAALDQVLAFGVEALGAELLARATRLEAALRQVPGVQLIRPGAGASPAITPLVAFEIAGRDPQTVQKALQAQGINVAANLAAYAPYFFAHLGKAALLRASVHLPTTDVDIDRLVATLREV from the coding sequence ATGACGCCGCGTCTACATTTCAACTATTCCGCCGCCGCGCCGATCACGCCGGAAACCCGGCAGGCGATGGCGGCGCATTACGATCTTGAAGCGGCGATTGGCCCGGTTGAAGCCGCGATCGCCGTCGCGCCCCGATTGGCGGAGATTCACCGCGCCGCCGAACGGCTACTCGGCACCGGCCCCGGCACCGTGGCGCTCACCGAAGGCCAGGGCCGCGCGATGGCGCTGGTTGCCGCTGGGTTGCGCTTACAGCCCGGTGACCGGATTCTCTGCGCGCCATCGGAATGGGGCGGAACCCTATCGGCCCTCACAGCGGTCGCCCAGCGCGCAGGGGCAAGCGTTGTGCCCGTGCCGATGCTACCCAACCATACGACCGATCTTGACGCCATGCGCAGAATGTTGGACGGGCGGGTGCGGCTGATCTCCGTCACGGAGGTATCGGTCAGCGGCACGGCGATACAGCCGATTGCGGCAATCGCCGATCTGGCAAGGACGACAGGGGCTTTGCTGGCGGTCGATGCCAGCCAATCGGTCGGCTGGCGCCCCGTCGCGATGGCGGCGCACGGCATCGACATTCTAACGGCGAGCGGGCGGAAATATCTGCGCGGCCCGCGCGGGGTGGCCTTGCTCGGTCTCTCGGCGCGCGCCCAAGCGGCGCTGATCCCGCCGCCGCCCGACGATTATGCCGTGCGCCAAAGCGATGCGTTGCGGTGGGAGACGGCGGAATATTCCTATGCCACCCGGCTCGGCTTCGGCGCGGCGTTGGATCAGGTGTTAGCTTTCGGGGTTGAAGCCCTTGGGGCCGAACTGTTGGCCCGGGCGACCCGGCTCGAGGCCGCGCTTCGGCAGGTGCCAGGGGTGCAGTTGATCCGCCCTGGCGCGGGGGCCAGTCCGGCGATCACGCCGCTGGTTGCCTTCGAGATCGCGGGGCGCGACCCGCAGACGGTGCAAAAAGCCTTGCAGGCGCAGGGGATTAATGTCGCGGCCAATCTGGCGGCCTATGCGCCTTATTTCTTCGCCCATCTTGGCAAAGCGGCGCTGCTGCGCGCCTCGGTCCATCTGCCAACGACCGATGTGGATATCGACCGGCTGGTCGCGACCTTGAGGGAGGTTTAA